A window of Halodesulfovibrio aestuarii DSM 17919 = ATCC 29578 contains these coding sequences:
- a CDS encoding arsenate reductase ArsC produces MSAKINILFLCTGNSCRSQMAEGWAKHLKSDVLNAYSAGIETHGLNPNAVAVMKEAGVDISSHSSKLLSELNTINFDVVITVCGHAHETCPYFPGKAKVVHVGFPDPPAQAKELAAQGAPEEEQLNCYRKVRDQIKAYVVTLPESLGM; encoded by the coding sequence ATGAGCGCTAAAATAAATATTTTATTTTTATGCACAGGCAACTCATGCCGCAGCCAAATGGCAGAAGGTTGGGCAAAACACCTCAAAAGTGATGTTCTCAATGCATATTCAGCCGGTATTGAAACGCACGGTCTCAACCCGAATGCTGTTGCGGTCATGAAAGAAGCCGGTGTAGATATTTCTTCACATTCATCAAAACTGCTTAGTGAACTCAACACAATAAACTTTGATGTAGTTATTACCGTCTGTGGTCATGCACATGAAACATGTCCATACTTTCCAGGGAAAGCCAAAGTTGTTCATGTTGGCTTCCCCGACCCTCCGGCACAGGCAAAAGAACTTGCAGCACAAGGTGCCCCTGAAGAAGAACAGCTTAACTGCTATCGAAAAGTCCGTGACCAAATTAAAGCATATGTTGTTACACTTCCAGAATCTCTAGGCATGTAA
- a CDS encoding acetate--CoA ligase family protein: MNTLIDFEKITQLFSAADTENRDFLYEYEVYNLLANSGAETPPIANLLPRGARFSDEELMAIPGEKAVLKIVSPTIIHKTEVGGVRIVEKQPSKIRSAVRGMQYEVPENYAAYIERHPAHAPESYRGLKGEALIKAISRDLKGVLQVQFMPPDSSAFGNELIVGLRHTREFGMVISAGLGGTDTELYAERFRKGQAIVAASTDLVDGESFFALFRKTISYRKLAGLTRGQRRIVTDEQLIECFSSFIEMGRYYSTSNNNAPFIIEELEINPFAFTDYLMVPLDGMCRFGKAQKLANPRPIKKINNLLHPERIGIIGVSATRRNFGRIILENILAEGFSKKNVTLIRDGIDEINGVRCVPNLASLDHKLDLFVVAVSAAQVPQLVDELVSLDAAQSVMLIPGGMGETESSQKEAAELIAHINATHAKGDGGPVFLGANCMGVVSHPGSYDTWFIPEEKLPKNRSATPHRAALISQSGAFMLHRCSQSPELHPSYMISMGNQTDLTLGDMVRYFKDAEQVDVIAVYAEGFSDLDGLEFCKAVREAIHNGKEVIFYKAGRTPEGKSATSGHTASLAGDYMVCESCVRQAGALVARNFQEFQDLFMLAEMLHDKTIAGNRLAAVSGAGFEAVGMADSIHCDDFQMDLAQFGSDTKQTIAAMLEANRLQSLVTIQNPLDLTPSATDALHADAVKTLEKDTAVDSVIVGLDPLSPAMHTLAEPTRPAFSMDDVHSIANLLVDVAKKSSKPIIGVIDGGRLYDPLRDHFLQNNVPVFPVCDRAVTALALYSEARLRVEEIRATNEHF; the protein is encoded by the coding sequence ATGAACACATTGATAGATTTTGAAAAGATTACTCAGTTATTTAGTGCTGCTGACACAGAAAATAGAGACTTTCTGTATGAATACGAAGTGTACAATCTCTTAGCAAACTCCGGCGCAGAAACACCACCAATTGCAAACCTTTTGCCCCGAGGTGCGCGATTTTCAGACGAAGAGCTTATGGCTATTCCGGGTGAAAAAGCTGTACTCAAAATTGTATCCCCTACTATTATTCATAAAACAGAAGTAGGTGGAGTCCGTATTGTAGAAAAGCAACCATCTAAAATCCGCTCTGCGGTTCGCGGTATGCAGTATGAAGTTCCGGAAAACTACGCTGCGTACATAGAACGTCATCCTGCCCACGCACCAGAGTCTTACAGAGGCCTGAAAGGTGAAGCGCTGATCAAAGCTATCAGCCGTGACTTAAAAGGGGTGCTGCAAGTACAATTTATGCCGCCGGATTCCAGCGCATTCGGCAACGAACTCATTGTAGGTCTGCGTCATACCCGTGAGTTCGGCATGGTTATCAGCGCAGGTCTCGGTGGAACTGATACCGAGCTATACGCCGAACGCTTCCGCAAGGGGCAGGCAATTGTAGCTGCATCCACAGACCTTGTTGACGGTGAATCATTCTTCGCACTGTTCCGTAAAACTATTTCATATCGAAAACTTGCCGGACTCACCCGAGGACAACGCCGTATTGTCACGGATGAACAACTCATCGAATGTTTTAGCTCTTTCATTGAAATGGGACGTTACTACTCAACATCCAACAACAACGCACCTTTTATTATTGAAGAGCTTGAAATCAACCCCTTTGCGTTCACAGACTACCTTATGGTTCCGCTGGATGGTATGTGCCGTTTCGGAAAGGCCCAGAAACTGGCTAACCCTCGTCCGATCAAAAAGATTAACAACCTGCTGCACCCTGAACGCATCGGTATCATCGGAGTTTCCGCAACCCGCCGCAACTTCGGCCGAATCATCTTAGAGAACATTCTTGCTGAAGGTTTTTCCAAGAAAAATGTGACCCTCATTAGAGACGGTATTGACGAAATTAACGGTGTGCGCTGCGTTCCAAACCTTGCCAGCCTAGACCACAAGCTTGACCTGTTCGTTGTTGCCGTTTCTGCAGCACAGGTGCCGCAGCTTGTAGATGAACTTGTAAGTCTTGATGCTGCCCAGAGCGTCATGCTTATTCCAGGCGGCATGGGTGAAACTGAAAGCAGCCAAAAAGAAGCAGCTGAACTCATTGCCCACATTAACGCCACCCATGCCAAAGGAGACGGAGGCCCTGTATTCCTCGGTGCCAACTGCATGGGGGTAGTTTCACACCCCGGTTCCTACGACACATGGTTCATTCCAGAAGAAAAACTTCCGAAAAACCGGTCTGCAACCCCACACCGGGCAGCACTTATCAGCCAAAGCGGTGCCTTTATGCTGCACCGTTGCAGCCAGAGCCCTGAGCTGCACCCTAGCTATATGATCTCCATGGGCAACCAGACAGACCTCACCCTTGGAGACATGGTTCGTTATTTCAAAGATGCTGAACAAGTGGATGTAATTGCCGTATACGCAGAAGGCTTCAGCGATTTAGACGGCCTCGAATTTTGTAAAGCGGTCCGCGAGGCTATTCATAACGGGAAAGAAGTTATCTTCTACAAAGCAGGTCGCACTCCGGAAGGCAAATCCGCCACAAGCGGCCATACAGCATCGCTTGCCGGTGATTACATGGTATGCGAAAGCTGTGTGCGTCAGGCTGGTGCTCTTGTTGCGCGAAACTTTCAGGAATTTCAGGATCTCTTCATGCTTGCAGAAATGCTCCATGACAAAACTATTGCGGGCAACCGCCTTGCAGCTGTTAGCGGCGCGGGATTTGAAGCGGTAGGCATGGCTGATTCTATCCATTGCGACGACTTCCAGATGGACTTGGCACAATTCGGCTCTGACACAAAACAAACCATTGCCGCAATGCTCGAGGCAAACCGTCTGCAATCTCTGGTAACAATCCAGAACCCGCTAGACCTCACACCAAGTGCAACCGACGCTCTTCACGCAGATGCAGTAAAAACTCTCGAAAAAGATACTGCTGTTGATTCCGTAATTGTCGGACTCGACCCGCTTTCCCCTGCAATGCACACTCTTGCAGAACCGACAAGGCCAGCTTTTTCCATGGACGATGTCCACTCTATTGCCAATCTGCTTGTAGATGTCGCAAAAAAATCATCCAAGCCGATCATCGGCGTCATTGATGGCGGCAGGCTCTATGATCCGCTACGTGATCATTTCTTACAGAACAACGTTCCCGTCTTTCCTGTCTGTGACCGAGCCGTAACCGCGCTCGCATTGTACTCTGAAGCACGACTCCGCGTTGAAGAAATCAGAGCTACCAACGAACATTTTTAA
- a CDS encoding YitT family protein: MQFNRHALAYSLSWNIFLLTFGAIIFIIGYNGIAIHHDFIPAGLYGFAVLGSYLSDTFTTSQWYLMFNIPIFVIAWRSVGKRFFLLNLYCMLLITFLTQYFTLDLHIQDRLLASIAAGVIMGLGSGIILRSFGAGGGFDVLAVILNKKYGLRIGVFYFIINAVLMSLIAVRFNPDLVVTTVIMLFLSSLVTEYALSMFNQKKGVRIISYKNEQIIEQMRQARRLNGTLVWGTGSYSGKAVSMLFCVTDNIRMKQLESIVFDTDPNAIFIVENTFSVVGSNFTPRKMY; encoded by the coding sequence ATGCAGTTTAACCGTCATGCTCTTGCCTACTCCCTTTCGTGGAACATTTTCCTTCTCACCTTTGGCGCAATTATTTTTATAATTGGATATAACGGCATTGCCATACATCACGATTTTATTCCTGCGGGGCTGTATGGATTTGCTGTTCTCGGAAGTTACCTTAGCGATACATTTACAACGTCCCAATGGTATCTCATGTTTAACATTCCAATCTTCGTCATCGCATGGCGCAGTGTTGGCAAGAGATTCTTTTTGTTGAACTTGTATTGCATGCTGCTGATAACGTTCCTTACACAATATTTTACACTGGATCTTCACATTCAGGACAGGCTGCTTGCGTCCATTGCTGCAGGTGTAATTATGGGGCTTGGTAGCGGCATCATTCTGCGTTCCTTCGGTGCCGGTGGGGGTTTTGATGTTCTTGCAGTTATCCTGAACAAAAAATATGGCCTGCGTATCGGGGTGTTTTACTTCATTATCAATGCCGTTCTCATGAGCCTGATTGCCGTTCGCTTTAACCCTGATCTCGTTGTAACTACAGTTATTATGCTTTTTCTCAGTTCATTGGTTACTGAGTACGCGCTGTCCATGTTCAACCAAAAAAAGGGTGTGCGCATAATCTCCTATAAAAATGAGCAAATTATTGAACAAATGCGGCAAGCTCGTCGCCTTAACGGCACACTGGTATGGGGCACAGGCTCCTACTCTGGTAAAGCAGTAAGTATGCTGTTCTGTGTTACAGATAACATCCGCATGAAACAGCTTGAATCAATTGTATTTGATACTGATCCGAATGCGATCTTCATTGTTGAAAACACATTTTCTGTTGTCGGTTCTAACTTTACCCCGCGTAAAATGTACTAG
- a CDS encoding ArsR/SmtB family transcription factor, translating into MQKITQTLKALSDQNRIRIIAALMEHNELCACQLTELLGIAGATVSRHLGILHNAELVQFRKEGRWVFYRLGKGIEYSQQLLDWIHEKAITSKELQQDREQLRTILSCDPEEICRKQRNDSCCSN; encoded by the coding sequence ATGCAAAAAATTACTCAAACACTGAAAGCACTATCCGATCAAAACAGAATTCGTATAATTGCCGCATTAATGGAACACAACGAACTATGTGCCTGTCAACTTACAGAACTGTTGGGGATAGCCGGCGCTACTGTTTCACGTCATTTAGGCATCTTGCATAACGCAGAGCTTGTGCAATTTAGAAAAGAAGGACGTTGGGTCTTTTACCGCCTTGGGAAAGGGATTGAATATTCCCAACAACTTCTAGACTGGATTCATGAAAAAGCAATCACCTCTAAAGAATTACAGCAAGACCGTGAGCAGCTACGCACTATTCTTTCCTGCGACCCTGAAGAAATTTGCCGGAAACAGCGTAATGATTCCTGCTGTTCTAACTAG